CGCCTACCTGATCAAGCCGGCCGACCGGCCCTGGCCGGTGATCCCCGGCTCCACCAACTGGTGACTGTCGGGACGGGGCCCCTGCTCGCCGCATCCGGTGCGCAGGGGCCCCGTCCCACGTCCGGGGCCGGGCAGCGGATCCGGCCGGGCGGACCGGTCAGCGGCGCCGGTCAGCGGGCCCGCGCCGGGCGGACCGGTCAGCGGGCCGGGGGCATGCCGCGACGGCGGAGGATCGCGCGGACGAGCCAGACCAGCCAGAGCAGCCCGACGGCGACGCCGACCGCGGCGAAGATCGTGGCGGCCAGCCAGAACTTCCCACCGGCGTCGGCGAAGACGCCCCGGGCGCCGGTGTCGCGGGCCGCCGCCGTGCCACCGGACACCAGCCCGTCCGGCGAGTCGTAGAGGATGACGTCACGACGGACCGCCGAGCCGTCGGCGGGCGCGAAGTCGCCGTACCAGGTGCAGGCTCGCCGGCCGCAGCTCTCGTGGACGGCGGTGAACGTCCCGGGAGCACCGGCACCGGACCTCGCCTGCCAGGCCGGCCCGACCTCGGAGCCGATCCCGCCCAGGACGACCAGCACGACGACCGGCGGCACGACCCACTTCAGGACCCACTTGACGATCTTCTTGACCACGACCGGACCCTAGTGCCGGCGGTCAACCTTGGCGCTCGCCCGGCCCGTCCTCGGTGGGCTGGTCGTCGCCGGCCAGCGCGGAGCGCAGCTGCTCCTTCTCGGCACGCCGCCGCTCCGAGGCCTCGGCCATCTCGCCGGCCATCTCGTCGCGCCAGCCCTTGAGCAGGAAGAACGACAGCGCGGCGGAGAACGCCAGCGCCAGCATCAGCCGGAGGAACATGTTCATCTCGACGAACCAGAGGGCCGCCAGCACGGCGACGAACAGCCCGATCCGGCCCAGCGTGTACTTGACCGCCGCACTCACCGTCGTACTCCGTTCTCCACCACGGCAGCGCCGGTGGCGGGAGGTTCAGCCCGTCCGCCGGGCCAGCCAGTGGACGCCATGAAACCAGATCACCGCGTACGCCAGGGTGAAGACCGCGGCGGCGAGCGCGCCCGAGGCCAGCGGCGGCAGCCCGGCGGCCAGACCCGCGGCCAGCAGCCCGGCGAGGACCGCCACCGCCGCGGCGACCAGGGCCGCGAGCACCCGGGCCGCGCCGAACTCCCAGGCGCGGAAGTCGTCCCAGAACAGCCAGAGCGGCAGGATCACCGCCAGCCAACCGTTGGTGTGCCCGAAGCCGCCCGCCCCGACCGAGGCGAAGGCCCACTCGAAGAGCACCAGCGCCAACACCCCGATGACCAGCCCGGCGAGGCTCACCCCGAGCAGGTCGCCCAGGAAGAGGATCCGCCCCTCGGCGTCCCGCCGGGGAAAGGCGGCGCGCTGCTGCTGCTCGGTCATCGGTGCGCGGGTCAGGCCCAGACCTGCTGCGGCTCGGCGCGCCGCTCCGCCAGCGAGGAGGGCTTGTCGTACTCCCGGACCACGTTGTAGCGGGTGTCCCGCTCGACCGGCTGGAAACCGGCGTCCCAGATCAGGTGCAGCAGGTCGTCCCGGTGCATCGTGTTCGGGGTGCCGTACGAGTCGGCGTCGTGGGTGATCTTGTATTCCACGACGGAGCCGTCGAGGTCGTCCACGCCGAAGTTCAGCGACATCTGGGCGACCGAGAGGCCGTGCATCACCCAGAAGCACTTCACGTGCGGGACGTTGTCGAAGAGCAGCCGGGAGACCGCGAAGGTCTTCAGCGACTCGGCCGGCGACGCCATCGTGGTCCGCGCCTGGATCCGGTTACGGATCTTGCCGTCCGCCGAGTCCACGAAGTCGTGCTGGTAGCGCAGCGGGATGAAGACCGCGAAGCCGCCGGTCTCGTCCTGCAGCTCCCGCAGCCGCAGCACGTGGTCGACCCGGTGCCGAGGCTCCTCGATGTGGCCGTAGAGCATCGTCGCCGGGGTCTTCATGCCCTTGGAGTGGGCCAGCGCGTGGATCCGCGACCAGTCCTCCCAGTGGCACTCGTGGTCGACGATGTGCTGCCGGACCTCCCAGTCGAAGATCTCGGCGCCACCGCCGGTCAGCGACTCCAGGCCGGCGTCCATCAGCTCGTCGAGGATCGCGTCGGCGGAGAGGCCGCTGATCTTCTCGAACCACTGCACCTCGGTCGCGGTGAAGCACTTGAGCTTCACGTTCGGCAGCGCGGCCTTCAGCTCGCGCAGCACCTTGGGGTAGTAGCGCCAGGGCAGCGTCGGGTGCAGGCCGTTGACGATGTGCAGCTCGGTGAGCTGCTCGTCCTCCATCTCCTTGGCCTTGCGGACCGCCTCGTCGATGCGCATCGTGTAGGCGTCCTTCTCCCCCGGCTTGCGCTGGAAGGAGCAGTACGCGCAGCTCGCGCTGCACACGTTGGTCAGGTTGAGGTGCCGGTTGACGTTGAACATCACCCGGTCGCCGTTCAGCTCGGTGCGCCTGTGGTGCGCCAGCCGGCCCAGCCAGGCGAGGTCGTCGCTGTCGTAGAGGGCGATCCCGTCCTCACGGGTCAGCCGCTCGCCCGCGTACACCTTCGCTTCGAGCTCGCGCTTGAGTCCGGCGTCCATCGAAAGCCACGTCCCTTCCACCTGCGGTCCCGGTCGAGCGTACGTCGGTCCTCCGACGAACCGGCGGGCCGGTCAACCGCAGCGACCTAGTTCACCGGACTCTCAGCCGACCGTCACCCTCCGCGCATCGACAACCCTGCCCATGTGAGGTAAGACAGGGTGGGGCGGAACACACACACTGGTACCGTCCCGGATCTCCGTGCCCATCAGGCGCGGAACCACACCAGACCGGACGGGGAGCGGAATGGTCGACAGGCAGCACGGGCGGCGGCAGGCACGACGACGGAGCCCGGTGATCTCGCCGGTGCTGCGTCCGGCGCTCTGGTCCGCACTGCTCGGCGCCGTCGCCGCGGCCGCCCTCGCCACCCCGGCCTGGGCCGAGCCGCCGCTGCCCGACCGGGTCCCCGACACCGGCGTCCGGCCCGTCGTCACCGGGAGCCTGCGACTGCCCGGCTCCGTCCCGGCCCGCCCCGGCGCTCTCCCCGGCGGCGTCACCGGCATCCCGGGTGGCGTCCCCGGACTGCCCGGCGGCGTCACCGGCATCCCCGGTGCCCCGGCCGGCCCGGTCGCGCCGGTCAACCCCGCCGACGGTCCGCTGATCGCGCAGATCACCGCCGCCGACGCGCTGGTCGACCAGCTCGGCGACGACCTGGTCCGGATCAAGGGGGAACGCGACGAGGCACAGGCGCAGCTCATCGTCGCCGGTGGCGAGCTGCAACGGGCCCAGGAGGCGCTCGCCAAGGCCCAGGAGAACGCCAGGACCGCCGCCACCGACGCGGTCAAGGCCGCCGCCGCGCTCCCGCCCGGCGAGTTCGGCGCCGACCTGCGCGACCTGAACACGCTCCAGCGGATCGCCCGTGGCGACCGGGCCGAGGGCGGCACCACCGCGGCCGACGGGGAGGTCGCCCGGGCCACCGCCGCCGAGAAGATCGCCCGCGAGGCGTACGCCGCCGCGCAGCTGCGCGTCCGGACCAAGGTGCAGGAGTTCACCCGCGCCGAGACCGACCTGCACCGGCAGGAGGCGACGCTGCTCAAGCTGCGCAAGGACAACGCGGCGCAGCTCGTCGAGATCGAGAAGCGGCAGGACGCCGCCGAGCAGCAGATCGGCACGTCGTACGTCAGCAGCCAGGGCGTCAGCGGGCTGGTCGCCGACCCGAAGGCCCTCGCCGCCGTCCGGTACGCCCTCGCCCAGCTCGGCGACCCCTACCTGTGGGCGGCGGAGGGACCGAACCGGTTCGACTGCTCCGGCCTGATGCTGGCCTCCTACGAGTCCGCCGGCTACCACGACCTGCCCCGCGTCTCCCGCGACCAGTACTACGCCACCCGCGCCCGGACGGTCGACCCGACCGCCCTGCTCCCGGGAGACCTGCTCTTCTTCGCCTCCGGCAGCAGCTGGACCTCGATCCACCACGTCGCCATGTACATCGGCGGCGGTCGGATGGTCGAGGCGCCCCGGACCGGCGACGTCGTCAAGATCTCGGTGGTCCGCTGGACCCGGCTCTACGCCGCCACCCGGGTCATCGGCGGGGTGCCCGCCCCGGCCACCCCGGCCCGGCCGATCCCGCTGCCCACGCCCACGACCGGTACGCCGAAGCCGAGCACGACGCCCACGCCGAGCGCGACGCCCAAGCCCACGAGGACGGCCACCCCGAAGCCGACCCGGACGGCGACCCCGAAGCCCACCGGCACCACGCCGAGCCCGACGAAGAGCCCCTCCCCGAGCACCTCGCCGACGCCCAGCACCTCGCCGTCACCGTCGCCGACCCCGTCGACCTCGCCGTCGTCGGCCCCCAGCTCGGCGACCAGCACCGAGCCCAGCCCGACCACCAGCAGCGCGGCCCCGTCCGACAGCACCTCCGCGGCGGCGTCCGAGGCCGCCTCGGGCAGCCCGAGCGCCAGCAGCTGACCCAGGCGTCCACTCCGGCTGTGCTGCCGGCCCGGAATGTGGCACGGTGAGATCCTGGCACTCCGGGCCGATGCCGCGGTCCGGTGCGAGCGTGGGGCGCGGAGGGCGAGCATGGGCGAGCAAGAGGTTCCGGCGGAGCGGGTCGACCCCGGATCCCTGGCCGGTGCCACCGACCGGCCCGCCGCGCAGCGGGACGCCGCACCCGACGCGTCGGACACGCCCGACGGTTCCGTGCCGTCCGCCCGGCCGGCCGCCACGGTGGCCCGGGCCCGGGTCAGCGTCGCCTCCGCCGCCGCTCCACCGTCCGGAGAGGAACGGCCCGCCGCGCCGGCCACCGCCACCACCTACCGCTCGGGCCACCCCACCGGCGCTCCGGGCCAGGACGGGACCGTCGACCGGCCGGCACCGGGGCCCGGGCAGTCCGCCCCGCCACTGGAACGCCGCCGACCGGGCGTCCCGACGGCCCCGTCGAGCTGGTCCGGCTTCGCCGCCGCCGAGCGGGACACCGACCGACCGGTCAGCGCCGAGGACGCCCCGGTGAGCGCCGCGCCCGCCGCACCGGCGGCCGGGAACGCCGTACCGGCGCAGCGGGAGACGTCCTCCGGCGCGGGTCCGGCCCGGGCGAGCGCGTCCGTACCGGGGCTGCGCCGGCTCTCGGCCGACGAGGCGGGAGCCGCCGGCGCCGCGGTGGCGGCCCGGGCGAGCGGCACGAAGGTCTACCGCTCGGCACCGGTCAACCCGGAGCCGCCCGAGCCGACGCAGCCGCCGGAGCCCGTACAGCCGCCCGCCCCGCCCGCGCCGACGCCGGAGCCGGCCCCCACGCCCGTACCCGGGCCGGAGCCCGTCCCGACGCCCGTGCCGGGGCCGGAGCCGGTGCCCACGCCCGTGCCGGGGCCGACCCCGCCCTCGCCGGCACCGCCCGTGCCGGAGCCGGAACGCCCCTTCCCGATGCCGCCGACGCCCGCGCCGCCACCCGCGCCCCGGCCCACCCCGCCCGGTCCGGTCCCGCCGGTGCCCGGGCCGCCGGTGCCGCCGCCCGCCCCGCCGGTGCCGGCACCCCCGCCGCCCCCGGGCCCGATGCCGGCGCCGCCGTTCCCGCCGCCGCCCGCCATGACGGCCGCCGCGTCGGCGCCCGTCTCCGCGCCTCCGGCGGTGCCGGCGCCCGCGGTGGTGCCGGCGCCCGCGCTGCCGGCCTGGCCGCCGCCGACCAACCCGACCGCGCACCGGAGCGGCACGACGTATCCGACGAGCGCGCCGCCGGCCCGGTCGGGCGGATCGGCTCCGCATCTCGGGCAGCAGGACCTGGCGGGCACCGCCTACGGCGGCACCGAGGGCCCCGGATACGCCACCGTGTCGCTCCCGCAGGGCAACCACCTGGAGAATTCCGGCTCGCTGACCGGGCACATCCTGGCCCAGGGCTGGGCCGAGGACCCACCCGCGGCCCGGTCCCGCAACACCCGGGTGGTGATCGTGCTGGCCGCTGCGCTGGGCCTGCTGGTCGCCGTCAGCGTGCTGGTCGTGCTGCTGGCCGACGACGCGGTGAGCGGGCTGACCGGCAACCTGCTGAGCAAGTGACCCCGGCCGGCGGGGCATGGTGAGCCCGCCCACTACGACATCGCGGTGCGGTGGCGGCCTCGGCGCAGCGCCGTACACTGGTGTAGATCACTGACCTGGCGCGCGGGACTGCGCGCCCATGGGCGATCTTGCGGGCGATTCGGCGGCTTCTCGGCTGCGGCGGGCCATCGCGAAGATGCGCCCCGCTCGAAAGGCATTTCTTGACCACCTTCGCTGAGCCCAGCACGTCCCCGTCCGTCCACGACACTCCGGTGGAGCACTCCGCCGACGCCCCCGACTTCGCCTCCCTCGGGCTGCCCCAGCCGGTGGTGGCGGCGCTCGCCCGGCAGGGCATCACCACCCCCTTCGAGATCCAGCGGGCCACCGTCCCGGACGCCCTCGCCGGCCGCGACGTGCTCGGCCGGGGCCAGACCGGCTCCGGCAAGACGCTCGCCTTCGGCCTGCCGGTGATCGCCCGCCTCGCGGAGCGCAACCGGGCCCGGCCGCTGCACCCGCGCGCCCTCGTCCTGGTCCCCACCCGGGAACTCGCGATGCAGGTCAACGACGCGCTGATGCCGCTCGGCAAGGCCGTCGGCATCTTCCTCAAGACCGCCGTCGGCGGCGTGCCGTACGACCGGCAGATCGACGCGCTCCGCCGGGGCGTGGAGATCATCGTGGCCACCCCGGGTCGGCTCGGTGACCTGATCGCCCGGGGCGTCTGCAAGCTCGACGACATCGAGATCACCGTGCTCGACGAGGCCGACCAGATGGCCGACATGGGCTTCCTGCCCGAGGTGACCGAGCTGCTGTCGAAGACGCCGGCCGAGAGCCAGCGGCTGCTCTTCTCGGCCACCCTGGACGGTGACGTCGACTCGCTGGTCAAGCGGTTCATGACCGACCCGGTCACCCACTCGACCGCCCCGTCGACGGCGTCCGTCTCCACGATGGACCACCACCTGCTGCTGATCCCGCCGCACGACAAGTTCGCCGTGGCGGCCTCGATCGCGGCCCGCTCCGGCCGGACCATGCTCTTCGCCCGTACGCAGCTCGGCGTCGACCGGCTCGTCGAGCAGCTCGCCGCGGTGGGCGTACGCGCCGGTGGGCTGCACGGCGGCAAGACCCAGCGGATGCGCACCAAGACCCTCGCCGAGTTCAAGGAGGGCCGGATGAACGTGCTGGTCGCCACCGACGTGGCGGCTCGGGGCATCCACGTCGACGGGGTCACCCTGGTGCTGCACGTGGACCCGCCGAAGGACCCGAAGGACTACCTGCACCGGGCGGGGCGTACGGCCCGGGCCGGCGAGTCGGGTGCGGTGGCGACCCTGGTGCTGCCGAAGCAGCGCCGTACCACCCTCGCCATGCTGGAGAAGGCCGGTGTCGAGCCGGCGCAGACCAAGGTCCGGGCCGGCGACCCGACGTTGGCCGAGCTGACCGGTGCCCGGGAGCCCAGTGGGGTGCCGGTCCGCGAGGAGCCGCAGGAGCAGCGCCGGTACGGCGACCGGCCGTCCGGCCCGCGTCGCTTCGGTGACCGGGACGGCCGTGGCGAGCGCCGGTACGGCGACCGCCCGTCCGGCGACCGCGGCTCGTTCGGCGAGCGGCGCTTCGGCGACCGGGACCGGGGCGAGCAGCGCTTCGGCCGCCCGTCGGGTGAGCGGCGTTTCGACGACCGGCCCGCCGCCGACCGGGGCGACCGGCAGTACGGCGACCGCCCGGCCGGTGAGCGGCGCTTCGGTGACCGCCCGACGGGTGAGCGGCGCTTCGGTGACCGCCCGACGGGTGAGCGGCGCTTCGGCGACCGCCCGACGGGTGGCCGGAGCTTCGGTGACCGGGACGCGCGCGGCGAGCGACGCTTCGAGGACCGGCCGCAGGCCGACCGGCGGTTCGGTGACCGCCCGGCCGACGACCGGCGGTTCGGCGACCGGGACGCGCGGGGCGAGCGCCCGTTCGGCGAGCGGGGCGGCGACTTCCGTCCGGCGGACCGCCGGGGCGGGTTCCGCGCCGAGGGGCGGGGCCGGGACGACCGGCCGCGCGACGACCGGCGGGGCTTCGGCGGGCGACCGCCGGCGCGTACCCACTGATCTGACGGGCTGACGCCGCCGGGGAGCTTCCGCTCCGCGGCGGCGTTTCCGCATCCCGTGCCGGTGCCCGGCGGGTGGCGTAACGTCCGGTTCATGCCGACCATGCCGAAGTCCCTCTTCTGGAGCCGGACGGACACCGCCGGGGCGGAGCACGTCAGCTTCGACGACCGTCAGGGGTTGACCGCGCGGGGCACCGTGCTGGCCGCCGACCCGGTCCCGTACACCTGCCGCTACCAGCTGACGACCGGGCCGGACTGGGCCACCACCCGGCTGGAGGTGGAGGCCGAGGGGGCGGGCTGGTCGCGGAGCGTACGGCTGGAACGCGCCGGGGACGGCTGGCGGGTGCGGACCGGCGAGGAGGGTGACCTGGACGCGGCCCTGCGGGCGGCCGGGCACCCGCCGGCCGGCCTGCCCGGCACCGACGACCCGGACCGGCTGGCCGACGCCCTCGACGTGGACCTGGGCGGTTCGCCGCTGTTCAACACCCTGCCGGTACGCCGGCTCGGGCTGGCCCGCGGCCCCGCCGACCAGCCCCGCCGGCTCACCGTGGCGTGGGTGCTGGTGCCGAGCCTGGTGGTGGTCCCCGCCGAGCAGGTCTATTCGTCGCTCGGTCCGGCCCGGGTACGGTTCGCCAGCGACACCTTCACCGCCGACCTGGACGTGGACCCGGAGGGCTTCGTGGTGCGCTACCCGGGTCTGGCCGAGCGGGCCGCCCCGCGCTGAGCCGGGGCCGGTGGGTCAGGCCGGCCAGGTGCCGGTGGCGAGGAAACGGTCGATGGTGGCCAGGTGCGGGGCCAGGTCGAGCCCCTGCGCGGTCACCCACTCGTCGGAGTAGTAGGTGTTGGCGTAGCGGTCGCCGGCGTCGCAGATCAGGGTGACCACCGAGCCGGTCCGCCCGGCGGCGAGCAGTTCGGCGATGAGCCCGAAGGCACCCCAGAGGTTGGTGCCGGTGGAGCCACCCACCCGCCGGCCGAGCACCGCCGAACCGGCCCGCATGGCGGCCAGCGAGGCGGCGTCCGGC
This genomic interval from Micromonospora sp. CCTCC AA 2012012 contains the following:
- the mqnE gene encoding aminofutalosine synthase MqnE translates to MDAGLKRELEAKVYAGERLTREDGIALYDSDDLAWLGRLAHHRRTELNGDRVMFNVNRHLNLTNVCSASCAYCSFQRKPGEKDAYTMRIDEAVRKAKEMEDEQLTELHIVNGLHPTLPWRYYPKVLRELKAALPNVKLKCFTATEVQWFEKISGLSADAILDELMDAGLESLTGGGAEIFDWEVRQHIVDHECHWEDWSRIHALAHSKGMKTPATMLYGHIEEPRHRVDHVLRLRELQDETGGFAVFIPLRYQHDFVDSADGKIRNRIQARTTMASPAESLKTFAVSRLLFDNVPHVKCFWVMHGLSVAQMSLNFGVDDLDGSVVEYKITHDADSYGTPNTMHRDDLLHLIWDAGFQPVERDTRYNVVREYDKPSSLAERRAEPQQVWA
- a CDS encoding putative glycolipid-binding domain-containing protein, with the protein product MPKSLFWSRTDTAGAEHVSFDDRQGLTARGTVLAADPVPYTCRYQLTTGPDWATTRLEVEAEGAGWSRSVRLERAGDGWRVRTGEEGDLDAALRAAGHPPAGLPGTDDPDRLADALDVDLGGSPLFNTLPVRRLGLARGPADQPRRLTVAWVLVPSLVVVPAEQVYSSLGPARVRFASDTFTADLDVDPEGFVVRYPGLAERAAPR
- a CDS encoding DEAD/DEAH box helicase; the protein is MTTFAEPSTSPSVHDTPVEHSADAPDFASLGLPQPVVAALARQGITTPFEIQRATVPDALAGRDVLGRGQTGSGKTLAFGLPVIARLAERNRARPLHPRALVLVPTRELAMQVNDALMPLGKAVGIFLKTAVGGVPYDRQIDALRRGVEIIVATPGRLGDLIARGVCKLDDIEITVLDEADQMADMGFLPEVTELLSKTPAESQRLLFSATLDGDVDSLVKRFMTDPVTHSTAPSTASVSTMDHHLLLIPPHDKFAVAASIAARSGRTMLFARTQLGVDRLVEQLAAVGVRAGGLHGGKTQRMRTKTLAEFKEGRMNVLVATDVAARGIHVDGVTLVLHVDPPKDPKDYLHRAGRTARAGESGAVATLVLPKQRRTTLAMLEKAGVEPAQTKVRAGDPTLAELTGAREPSGVPVREEPQEQRRYGDRPSGPRRFGDRDGRGERRYGDRPSGDRGSFGERRFGDRDRGEQRFGRPSGERRFDDRPAADRGDRQYGDRPAGERRFGDRPTGERRFGDRPTGERRFGDRPTGGRSFGDRDARGERRFEDRPQADRRFGDRPADDRRFGDRDARGERPFGERGGDFRPADRRGGFRAEGRGRDDRPRDDRRGFGGRPPARTH
- a CDS encoding C40 family peptidase, translating into MVDRQHGRRQARRRSPVISPVLRPALWSALLGAVAAAALATPAWAEPPLPDRVPDTGVRPVVTGSLRLPGSVPARPGALPGGVTGIPGGVPGLPGGVTGIPGAPAGPVAPVNPADGPLIAQITAADALVDQLGDDLVRIKGERDEAQAQLIVAGGELQRAQEALAKAQENARTAATDAVKAAAALPPGEFGADLRDLNTLQRIARGDRAEGGTTAADGEVARATAAEKIAREAYAAAQLRVRTKVQEFTRAETDLHRQEATLLKLRKDNAAQLVEIEKRQDAAEQQIGTSYVSSQGVSGLVADPKALAAVRYALAQLGDPYLWAAEGPNRFDCSGLMLASYESAGYHDLPRVSRDQYYATRARTVDPTALLPGDLLFFASGSSWTSIHHVAMYIGGGRMVEAPRTGDVVKISVVRWTRLYAATRVIGGVPAPATPARPIPLPTPTTGTPKPSTTPTPSATPKPTRTATPKPTRTATPKPTGTTPSPTKSPSPSTSPTPSTSPSPSPTPSTSPSSAPSSATSTEPSPTTSSAAPSDSTSAAASEAASGSPSASS
- a CDS encoding DUF4229 domain-containing protein → MSAAVKYTLGRIGLFVAVLAALWFVEMNMFLRLMLALAFSAALSFFLLKGWRDEMAGEMAEASERRRAEKEQLRSALAGDDQPTEDGPGERQG